GGTAATTATTATTATTCTTTTGATGCTGTCACTTTTTTTCAGTTACCAAAATATTTAAGTTTTAGAAGTATTTTCAAGATTCTAAATTTAGAAGGGATTACGTCAAATTTATCATATGGAGCTCTTGGAGAGATTTTTAAAGTAGATTTGGATAAAAAAAAGAGTAGAATTTTACTTAGAACTAATGATTTTTTTTTGGAAAAGCGCAAAGATAGAATTAATCTTATTTTGAAGCGTGTTGAGGAGTTGTATGAGCCATTTGATTTTACCTTAAAACTTAATGAATGCCATAGTTTATCTTTAGGTAAGATTTTGTTAAAATACTTAGAGTGTGAGGATAATTCTATATTAAAATTGCGATGTTGTTCTTATGAGTTTAAACATAGGTTTTTTAAAAATAAATTGCAATCAAAGAAGTTCTTTTATAAGTTTATAAGATATAATCCGCTTTATTTAATGTTGTTAGTGTTAAATAATAAAATAATTGGGATTATTGATTTAAATACTTTAAACTTAATTTGGAGTGATAAGAGCATTCTTAGAAAAATTAATATATCTTTGATGGAGGATTTTTAAGGGAATGAATATTAACAATAATAATTTGAATAATAATGGTAAATCGAATAACAAAAAGAAAAATAAGAATTGGATTTTAGGTGTTGTTGTGGTCTTCTTAGTTATAGCATTATTAATGTCTTATTTCCTGAGGGGTGGAGAAAGTTATAAGACTGTCCCTTATAGCGCATTTCAGACTTATTTAGATAGTGACTTGATTGAATCAGTTGTAATCATTGACAAGAGTCAAATTCAATTTATTGTAAAGAATCCAAATTTGGGCAAATCCTATTTCTCTACTAGTATTCCTTATCTTGATATTAATCTGCTTGCTGAACTTAGAGGCAAGAAAGTTGAGGTAAGTTCTGGGAAGAGTCAAGCGTCTTTAATTAGTGTTCTTTTGCAAACTTTGCCATGGATATTATTTTTTGTTTTCTTTTTCTTTATATTTCGTCAAACTCAAGGTGGTGGTGGGAAGGTTTTTTCGTTTGGAAAAAGCAATGCGCAAAAGTATGAGGCAGGGAAGAATAAGGTTACTTTTAAAGATGTGGCTGGTCAAGAAGAAGCCAAGCAGGAATTGAATGAAGTGGTAGAATTTCTGAAAAATCCTAAAAAGTTTGAAAAGATAGGTGCAAGAATACCTAAGGGAGTCCTTTTAGTTGGTTCTCCTGGAACGGGCAAGACTTTACTTGCTAAGGCTGTCGCAGGGGAGGCTGGCGTAAATTTTTTTCATATGTCAGGTTCTGATTTTGTTGAGATGTTTGTAGGAGTTGGGGCAAGCCGTGTTAGGGATTTGTTTGACAATTCGAGAAAAAATTCTCCTTGTATTATTTTTATTGATGAGCTTGATGCTGTTGGGAGGAGTCGTGGAGCTGGGCTTGGTGGTGGACATGATGAGAGGGAGCAAACGCTTAATCAGTTATTAGTTGAAATGGATGGTTTTGGGACATATACTAATGTAATTGTGATGGCAGCAACAAATAGGCCTGACGTTCTTGATTCTGCTTTACTTAGACCCGGACGATTTGACAGGCAGATAACGGTTACTCTTCCTGATATTAAAGAGAGAGAAGCGATACTAAATATTCATGCTCAGAAAACTAAGCTTTCCAAGAATATTAACTTACAGGTGATAGCAAGAGCTACTCCTGGTGCTAGCGGTGCTGATCTTGCAAATTTAATTAATGAGGGTGCTTTGATTGCTGCTAGAAATAATCAATCTGAAATTTTAATGAAGGATTTAGAAGAAGCTCGAGATAAAATATTAATGGGTGTTGCCAAAAAATCTATGACTATTACTGATAGGCAGAAACTTGAAACAGCTTATCATGAAGCAGGGCATGCATTGCTTCATTATTATCTTGAACATGCGGATCCTTTGCATAAGGTTACTATTATTCCTAGAGGTAGAGCACTTGGTGTTGCTTTTTCTCTTCCCAAAGAGGATAGACTTTCAATAAATAAGTATCAACTTCTTGATAAGATCAAGATATGTTATGGTGGGTATGCTAGTGAGCAGATTAATTTAGGCTTTACTACAGCTGGTGTTCAGAATGACTTAATGCAAGCAACTAATTTGGCGAAAAAAATGGTTACGGAATGGGGTATGGGGGAAGATGTGGGTCCAATATTTTTGGTAGATGATGATGCACCAATTTTTCTGCCTAAAGAATTTTCTAAGTCAAAAGCATATTCTGAAAATACTGCTGATAGAGTAGACAGAGAAGTTAAAAGGATTCTTGAAGGGTGCTTGAAAGAAGCTTCAGATATTTTGATGAAGCATAAGGATCAGTTAGTTAAACTTGCAGAAGCCTTGGTTTTAAGAGAAACTTTGACAGACGTGGAAGTGAGAGAGCTTTTAGGTTTTAAAATAATTGAAGATGAGTATGAAGAAAAATCAGAAGAGTCTAAGCTTGATTTAGTGAGTGAATAAATAAAACTTTGAAGGGGGTTTATGTTTATCTTAAGGATTTTTCTTCTCCTTTTGTGTGTAGCAAGCTTAAGCGCTAATTTAAATACGGAAGGGGATATAAACATATCAAAGATTCTTTTCAATGAAGCTATAAATTTTGCAGGCACTCAAAGAGGGCTCAATATGCTTTATGGTTCGCTTGATTTTAATCTAAGGAATTCAGATTCTCTTTATGAGCTTTCATTGAGGAGTGATATTTCATTATTAGATAGGATTTATTTATTAAAATCGGCAATAGATATTAATAATTTTACAGTTGTCAAGCTTAAGGATTTATATCATCAGTATTTTTCATTGATTTTAAGGCAAAATGAAGATGTAAATAAGAATAGAGAAATTCTTGTTTTTTATGATAAGTTGGATAATGATCTACAAAATAATAGGGATTTGATTTACATGAGACTTGAGGCTTCAAGTAGACTTGGAGATTTTAATGGGAATTTTAGTAGGATTTTAACAAATTCTTTTGCTATGTATAGCGATGATTTTAAATTTTTTAAATGGTTTTTAAAGGAAGATAAATTTTTTCCGAGCCTTTTTAGCAAGCTTAAATTAAAGGAAGATTCTTTCTTTGATAGTGATAATGTTGATTATATTTTTAAAAACACGGAATTAAATGATCCTAACTCTGTTGCTTTGTTCACTTTTTTAAAAAATAAGAGTAAGAAATTAAATGGTATTCAGAGTGCTTATTTGTTGAGGTATAAGCTGTTAACACCTGACGAAGCGTATATGTTTTTTAAGGAAGATCCTCCAAAAACAATAGGTGAATATAAAATGTTTTATGATCTCATTCTGGATCCTGAGATAAGGCAAGAGTTTATAACCAATTATCAAAATTTATCTGGCACTTATTTTATAGATAATAAAAATAGTGTTGCAGCATTTGAGGATGGTATTTTAATAAGTTTTTTTTCAAACATAGTAGATTATTCTGTAGATTCAAGCTTGGGTGAGGAGTATTTTAATAAAGTTTACTTCAAAGATAAAGCTCCTGTTTATTATGAGAATAGCTTGCTTAGTTATAAGGTTATTTATTCTGCTTATCCTTATGTAAGCATGATTGAGGTTGATTATTCAGATAAAAAAGAGATATATACTTTTGCTTTAAGCTCCTTTAAATATGAAATTTTTAATAATTTTAGCTATAATTTGGATTATGTAGGCATTAATGAATTTTTGATGTCTAATATTACAGAGATTTTTCTACCCAGTATTTTAAGTTTGAATCCTAAAAGACTTTCTGCGTTAAGCATCAAAGATAGTTTAATAGAGAGAAAAACTTGTAATCATTCTGATGTTGTTGAGGTTAGAAATTATTCTGTTGGAGATTTAGTTTCAATTTATAGAAAAGTCAATGGCTCTAAAAAATTTAACTATGTTGAAATTTATGATAAAGGAGCTTTAAAAGCTAGAAGAGTCATCTTGGATGATAGTTTTGACATCTATCATAGTATTGAGTAGCTTTTAAAAATTATTGATGCATAAAAAATTTTTCCTTATTTTAATATTAATTTTTTCATGCAAAACAATAAAAGAGATAGATGACAAACAGATTTATTATATTCCATCTAAAGCCATAGATAAACAAATTGGGGACAGGAATTTTGAAATTGCCCTTTCAAGTTATTATAATTTGAAAAATAATGGTTTTGAAATTGATCAAGATATTCTAGACTTAAGAGAAAAAGCTCTATCTGGGATTGAAGATGAGTATCGCAGTTTTTATGAAAAAAAACATTATGATATGGCACTATCTAAGCTTGAGACTTTAAATTTATTTGGAATCATGCTTAATGAAAGCAGAGAGGAATTGATTTTAAAGCACCTTGAAAGTTTAAAGAATGAAGATCAAATGCTTGCAGGTTTTTTTGCAAATTATTATTCATTTGATGGCATTTTTGAGTCTTTTAATAGATTTATTATTAATGAAAAACCTCCTTCAAAAAATGTATTGCTTGATACATCTGTTTTGACAGTTTGGGTAGATATGGGTACTAAACCGCTAAACGGACATAGGGTGCCAAATATTTCTTTGGGATCTGCTTTTGTTATTGACAAACTTAAGGGCTATGCTTTGACTAATTATCATGTAATTAGCTCTCAAGTTGATAAGGATTACAATGGGGTTTCAAATCTTTATGTTAGACTTCCAAGAGGTAAGGGTGAAAAACTCCCTGCAAAAGTAATCTCTTATTCAAAGGAGATGGATCTTGCCCTAATTGAGATTACTTTCAAAGTAGAGAATCAGTTTGATTTAAATTATTTTTCAAATGTTAATATTGGAGATAGGATTTATGCTATGGGTTCTCCTATGGGACTTGAGAAAACTATTACTTCAGGAATAATATCTGGTAAGAATAGAAATTTGTTGTCTGTTGGTGACTCCTATCAAATTGATGCTGCTATTAATCAGGGGAATTCCGGTGGACCTGTGGTAAATGAAAATGGGGAATTTGTTGGAATTACATTTGCTGGAATTCTGCATTCTCAGGGTCTTAACTTTGTTATACCTTCAAAGTGGGTTTTGAAAGTCTTGCCATTTATGTATGGGGGTGGGCTTTTAAGGAATAAGTGGCTGGGGGTTATCTTTTCTGAAAGTTTAAAAAATTTAGAAATATCATATGTAGCTCCTA
The sequence above is drawn from the Candidatus Borreliella tachyglossi genome and encodes:
- the ftsH gene encoding ATP-dependent zinc metalloprotease FtsH, which translates into the protein MNINNNNLNNNGKSNNKKKNKNWILGVVVVFLVIALLMSYFLRGGESYKTVPYSAFQTYLDSDLIESVVIIDKSQIQFIVKNPNLGKSYFSTSIPYLDINLLAELRGKKVEVSSGKSQASLISVLLQTLPWILFFVFFFFIFRQTQGGGGKVFSFGKSNAQKYEAGKNKVTFKDVAGQEEAKQELNEVVEFLKNPKKFEKIGARIPKGVLLVGSPGTGKTLLAKAVAGEAGVNFFHMSGSDFVEMFVGVGASRVRDLFDNSRKNSPCIIFIDELDAVGRSRGAGLGGGHDEREQTLNQLLVEMDGFGTYTNVIVMAATNRPDVLDSALLRPGRFDRQITVTLPDIKEREAILNIHAQKTKLSKNINLQVIARATPGASGADLANLINEGALIAARNNQSEILMKDLEEARDKILMGVAKKSMTITDRQKLETAYHEAGHALLHYYLEHADPLHKVTIIPRGRALGVAFSLPKEDRLSINKYQLLDKIKICYGGYASEQINLGFTTAGVQNDLMQATNLAKKMVTEWGMGEDVGPIFLVDDDAPIFLPKEFSKSKAYSENTADRVDREVKRILEGCLKEASDILMKHKDQLVKLAEALVLRETLTDVEVRELLGFKIIEDEYEEKSEESKLDLVSE
- a CDS encoding S1C family serine protease translates to MHKKFFLILILIFSCKTIKEIDDKQIYYIPSKAIDKQIGDRNFEIALSSYYNLKNNGFEIDQDILDLREKALSGIEDEYRSFYEKKHYDMALSKLETLNLFGIMLNESREELILKHLESLKNEDQMLAGFFANYYSFDGIFESFNRFIINEKPPSKNVLLDTSVLTVWVDMGTKPLNGHRVPNISLGSAFVIDKLKGYALTNYHVISSQVDKDYNGVSNLYVRLPRGKGEKLPAKVISYSKEMDLALIEITFKVENQFDLNYFSNVNIGDRIYAMGSPMGLEKTITSGIISGKNRNLLSVGDSYQIDAAINQGNSGGPVVNENGEFVGITFAGILHSQGLNFVIPSKWVLKVLPFMYGGGLLRNKWLGVIFSESLKNLEISYVAPKSPADIGGLRSGDSILDVNSLKFESLRDLQYYILQRKSMVKIKYRRDNEEYESYLYPQDRPEDIVENIMESDSFKNLMGAFLGLNLNLVYGREYRVVKVFPNRLGSELNFKVNDEIFIYDFQYIKDKRVFILLLYAKKLFSGYLGAPLQLIIPFESLAFV